One region of Miscanthus floridulus cultivar M001 chromosome 19, ASM1932011v1, whole genome shotgun sequence genomic DNA includes:
- the LOC136526276 gene encoding uncharacterized protein: MARGRGRGRGGGRGAPFGAGEEPAPEEPALGAGAAQQLGGGAPPPPPPLLAEVMDRQTRLLETLAQGMLHRHGGPPNDFQRKLEGFLKLSPPTFDTADDDPIVAEDWLREMEKKLDLTTCTDEECVGVAAHQLTGTARTWWDSYCDAHEDPGSISWEEFAEAFREHHVPEGVMDAKVEEFRNISQGSQRVQEYTTRFTRMMRYAPGETDTEKKKMYCFKKGLNSRLKVAPSGHACRTLREMVNKVLEMERDRLEADALHKEKKRQFESPSRGLAPQRPRAHVLPPLRPRYTQGAVTAPSRGGGTYTANYHRPAQSGPAPSRPTQGAGTWRSATPTPTGSVPFTCFGCGQPGHKIAECPVKNGTPPAPTQTRPAATPSAPRKNVAGAVRSRLNHMTAEDAQDAPDVVYGMFLVQGVIASVLFDSGATCSYISTKFAQEHSIPVTPRKKPIDTSSPLGRILCTKRCQGVSITIEGYPFLADLTLLPFEGLDVILGMDWLTQHKGVISCSPRHAT, translated from the exons ATGGCccgtggtcgtggccgtggccgtggagggGGCAGGGGAGCACCCTTCGGAGCCGGGGAGGAGCCCGCACCAGAGGAGCCCGCACTGGGGGCGGGTGCCGCCCAGCAGCTTGGAGGAGgtgcaccaccgccgccgccaccattgcTGGCGGAGGTGATGGACCGCCAAACCCGCCTCTTGGAGACGCTGGCTCAAGGAATGCTACATCGCCACGGGGGTCCTCCCAACGACTTCCAGCGGAAGTTGGAGGGTTTCCTCAAGCTGAGTCCTCCTACTTTCGACACCGCCGATGACGACCCCATCGTTGCTGAGGACTGGCTCcgtgagatggagaagaagctagaCCTCACCACCTGCACTGACGAAGAGTGCGTGGGGGTCGCCGCCCACCAGCTCACTGGCACTGCACGCACATGGTGGGACAGCTACTGTGACGCCCACGAGGACCCGGGGAGTATCTCTTGGGAGGAGTTCGCCGAGGCCTTTCGGGAGCACCACGTGCCCGAAGGTGTCATGGATGCCAAGgtggaggagttccgcaacatctcCCAGGGCTCCCAGAGGGTTCAGGAGTACACCACTCGCTTCACCCGCATGATGAGGTATGCTCCGGGTGAGACCGATACTGAGAAGAAAAAGATGTACTGCTTCAAGAAGGGGCTGAACTCTCGTCTCAAGGTGGCCCCCTCGGGTCATGCCTGCCGCACCCTTCGTGAGATGGTCAACAAGGTACTAGAGATGGAGAGGGATCGTCTGGAGGCGGACGCCCTCCACAAGGAGAAGAAGCGTCAGTTCGAGAGTCCCTCTCGTGGCCTGGCTCCGCAGAGGCCACGTGCTCACGTGCTTCCCCCGCTCCGCCCACGTTACACTCAGGGGGCTGTGACCGCACCGAGCCGTGGAGGTGGTACCTACACCGCCAACTACCACCGCCCTGCTCAGAGCGGTCCTGCTCCGAGTCGCCCCACTCAGGGAGCTGGCACGTGGAGGTCCGCTACACCCACCCCCACAGGTAGCGTGCCCTTCACTTGCTTCGGTTGTGGCCAGCCTGGTCATAAGATCGCCGAGTGCCCCGTCAAGAACGGCACACCGCCTGCTCCGACCCAGACGAGACCGGCTGCTACACCTTCTGCACCGCGCAAGAATGTTGCAGGGGCTGTCCGTAGTCGTCTCAACCACATGACCGCGGAGGACGCCCAGGACGCTCCcgacgtggtgtacggtatgtttttggtACAGGGAGTTATAGCTTCGGTTTTGTTCGACTCTGGAGCTACTTGCTCATACATTTCCACCAAGTTTGCACAAGAGCATAGCATACCTGTGACCCCTCGCAAGAAGCCCATTGACACTAGTTCACCTTTGGGTCGCATTTTATGCACCAAGAGATGTCAGGGAGTGAGTATCACCATTGAGGGCTACCCTTTCTTAGCCGATCTCACCTTACTTCCATTTGAGGGACTAGATGTCATACTGGGAATGGATTGGTTGACACAGCACAAAGGAGTGATATCTTGTTCACCGAG GCATGCCACCTGA